One genomic region from Yarrowia lipolytica chromosome 1C, complete sequence encodes:
- a CDS encoding uncharacterized protein (Compare to YALI0C02233g, no similarity): MNNMSNISNLPTPDSCSVEVTQTSTRSFFEEMDCHVTKKAMLDFSPESTFILTPESECNYTYDSKAAADGDSGARDSSRDLQATELTARDLISSLPTSLPPISVSMLTRLLTVLRLPVTCRLLSSTILDSLSRDFYRHWIRSIPMDAAIHPELVVIATLSVAMKFAEDEFYSPKLFVDCLNCELQSVLDPSYVFPTVKEMVDLELRILKDLDYNVAQLMGELVN, translated from the coding sequence ATGAACAACATGTCTAACATTTCGAACCTGCCCACCCCTGACTCGTGCTCGGTGGAAGTGACACAGACGTCGACGCGGTCCTTCTTCGAAGAGATGGACtgccacgtgaccaagaaggccatGCTGGACTTTTCACCAGAGTCCACATTCATTCTGACTCCCGAGTCGGAGTGTAACTACACCTACGATAGCAAGGCGGCTGCAGACGGCGACTCCGGCGCACGTGACtcctcacgtgatctccAGGCGACGGAGCTGACTGCGCGCGATCTCATTTCTTCGCTGCCCACGTCCCTGCCGCCCATTTCGGTGTCGATGTTGACTCGGCTGCTGACGGTGCTGCGTCTcccggtcacgtgccgGCTACTAAGCAGCACGATTCTCGACTCTTTGTCGCGGGACTTTTACCGCCACTGGATCAGGTCGATTCCCATGGATGCAGCGATCCATCCcgagttggtggtgattgCCACCTTGTCCGTTGCGATGAAGTTTGCCGAGGACGAGTTTTACAGCCCCAAGTTGTTTGTGGACTGTCTCAACTGCGAGCTCCAGTCGGTTTTGGATCCTAGCTATGTGTTTCCTACCGTTAAGGAGATGGTTGATTTGGAGCTGAGAATTTTGAAGGATTTGGATTACAACGTCGCTCAGTTGATGGGCGAGTTGGTGAATTGA